Proteins encoded within one genomic window of Anopheles gambiae chromosome 3, idAnoGambNW_F1_1, whole genome shotgun sequence:
- the LOC4578093 gene encoding WAG22 antigen, whose product MNLHQAQQSTVLLCAMTLLLCTLGGISAASGGLVGGGGVGGGSGGSGGARGSGMYNYGTYGAMGGTGSVSGLGMRRGAGVYGPAGLGNPHETPRYLHPGQGGTSATKSPISAKSSNHRLSAWGIITIVTFVILIGAGAYWGFICYPFFCKKERNYNMMMNMSSATTATPSTRSTEFEKLDHCCSKSTTSTRSNDTGISNI is encoded by the exons ATGAATCTGCACCAAGCTCAGCAATCCACTGTTCTACTCTGTGCAA TGACCCTGCTTCTCTGCACGCTTGGTGGTATTAGCGCCGCCAGTGGAGGGCTTGTTGGAGGAGGCGGTGTCGGAGGCGGCAGTGGTGGAAGTGGTGGGGCTCGAGGATCGGGTATGTACAACTATGGCACCTACGGCGCTATGGGAGGAACGGGTAGCGTCAGCGGTCTCGGGATGCGTCGAGGAGCCGGCGTGTACGGCCCGGCTGGCCTTGGAAACCCACACGAGACGCCGCGATATCTTCATCCTGGCCAGGGCGGAACGTCTGCTACGAAGAGTCCCATTTCAGCTAAATCTAGCAACCATCGTCTATCGGCCTGGGGAATCATTACGATCGTTACGTTTGTCATTCTGATCGGAGCCGGCGCGTACTGGGGCTTTATCTGCTACCCATTCTTCTGCAAGAAGGAGCGCAACTACAACATGATGATGAACATGTCGTcggccaccaccgccacaccGTCGACGCGATCGACAGAGTTTGAAAAGCTCGATCACTGCTGCTCCAAATCAACTACCTCTACCCGGAGCAACGACACGGGCATTAGCAACATCTAA